Part of the Vanessa cardui chromosome 23, ilVanCard2.1, whole genome shotgun sequence genome, TATTAATACAGACGAAATACTCGAAGCCAGAGTAGTGGCGGCAAatgaaagaagaagaagaagtatTTCCCCTTTTGCTTTACCAGACAAAGAGGAAATCACAAAATTAGAGCGTAAAGGTAGTTTTATTGATCCTAGCAATAAATTGCTCAGTACTAATTATACTTTGAGTCCCAAAGATGAAGGTTCTAGTCGTAGAGGATCAATGACGATGGATTTTCAAGAAAAGAAAGATACAAAACCTACGTTGTCAACACCTCCACTGTCACCAAAAGACAAAGAGCTTCCACAATCTTTTCCTACGCCACCTAAAAAGTTAGAGGAAATTATTTATCCTGATGAAGTCACCAAGGAACCCATAGATACAAGTAAAGTGATCAAAACTCCTGTTAAAAAAGAGGACATTACTCCCGAAGAAAAGGAAATTaaacaaagtcaaaaatctagGACAGTTAAAGATGTTTCAACACCGGGTGAACTGGTAACCAAAGTAATTGAAGTAGAAAGAACGCCTAGTAAAAAACTGACACAGGATCAAAAACCCGTGGTAGAAATAAGAGAAAGAGTTGTAAGAACACCAAGTAAAAAATTACCCACTGATGTGAAGCCAATCATAGCAAAACCTACTAAACAACCAAATGAGCCACAAAGCAAAGTGCCACCTGTAAAACCAGCTAGAAGTAAATCTGCATCCAGATTCGTGGTCAgttcctatttatatatatttcttatattaatatttattggtttGTTGATACTATTGTATTTTctattgatttaataaagatatatatacgaatatatcAAAAACGTGTATTATACTAAGTATATAGTACTAGAATATGAAGAAACACTAATAAGTAATTCGTAATAATATTTGCAGAGTAAAACTAGTGAAAGTGAAATGAGTGAAGATCAAACCTATCAACAAAGTATTAACACTAATGGAACAAGACGAAAGGTAATACCGACACCTCGTCGATTTTTGAAAAACAGATCTCCAAGAGCTAAGCGCTCTCAATCAGTCAATAGAGCTGATGATACAAGATGTTTTGATCTAACAGCAACGGGGATGAGTCAAACTAGTCAAgaaataatagaattaatgcAAAAAGCAAGGGCTCGAAGTTTATCATTACCTAAAGATGATCAAAGGCTGCCATCAGAATATAAACGATATAGTAAAATCTTACAGACTCCAAACAAAACTCCTGTGACGCTAAGACAAACCAGAGGTATTTCTTGCCCAAAAACTATCCAAATTATAAGTGATAGGGAAATTCTCTCAGGGTTAACGTCAAAGCCTAAAGTTAAACGCGATACAGAAAAGCAAAACAAACGAGACTTTGTTGATGTAAGTCAATCAGAGTACACGTCGAGTTGTTATTCTAGTTCACCCAGTGAAAATGAATATGAGTTTGATTTACTAGAACGATCAGCTGAACTAACGCGTAAACTTAAACTCTTAAGTCATGAAAATGATACAAAGGAATTTCAAAGTAATATCGTTAGTCAACATAACTTAGAAAAATATGAAGATATTATACCAAAGTCTACGTTAAGAAAACGATCAATAGCCGATAAAGGTAAAGCGaagaaaatcgaaaaagaaGAAATAGATAAAAAGAAACTTAAAGCTGAAAAAGTTAACGAAACCAAAGCAGTTGACCTATCACCGTGGAAATTTATCGCCAACTGGCGCCAGTTTAAAAACGAACATATCgacgattataataaaataagattactcAGAAACAGATgtatttgtgatttattattactaattattatgtGTGGATTAGGTGGAATGCTATTTAAAACATTAGAAGGATCTTTTGAAAACGCTTATAAATGTGGTACTAGAAGTGtaaaaagagattttattgAAACTCTTTGGCGTGAAAGTTATCGTCTCAGAGAAGAAGAATGGAAATCGTTAGCTCGAAGGAAACTTCATGAATTTGAAGACCAATTGCATACAGCTCATGAAGCTGGCGTGACATCCTATAGTGGACAGAGATCTTGGAACTTTATGAACTCATTTGTCTATTGTTTGACATTAGTAACAACTATCGGTAAGATAATGTTTCTTAAAAGTTCAGACACTAATAATCGatcatatattaaaacaaatgaaacaaaaaatatcctttttatttttctatacacctattcatactatattttaacttaatcatATTGTAATGTTAACAGTTTTGATTAATCACCTTCaattttatgttaatgtttCAGGTTACGGTCACATAGCTCCAAAAACAACTTATGGACGAGTGGCTACCATCGTGTATGCTATTATTGGCATCCCTCTCTTCTTGATTGTACTTGCTGACTTTGGAAAATTATTTACCAGAATTATTAAATTCTTTTGGGCTTTTATACGTAGATTTTACTATACGAGAAGTTGTAAAAGAGTCAGAAGAACAGAAACTATGCaggtaacatttattttatattattaattaattaatttagtttgtGAGATGCTATCAGCTGATAATATGTCCCAGTGAATACATCTGAGTATCGATCTTTTGCAAGTTCCCACTCGAACAAACTGAAGTGTAATGTGCTTCATGTGTGTATGTAATTGATCTCCTGCTCgttggtaaaggaaaacatcgtgaggaaactttgCACCATCATCATAATCCTCTTAcccttataacatttttatttggcAGCATATCTTTTTCTTCTATATTTCTCTGTCTCACGTCATTTCACAAGTAATATAATttgcatgtgtataattaatatctgCCATGTACATATGTATCCATCAATTTACCTACTACTACCGTGTCGGAAATAGTTCCTAACCTTCAGCACAGAAGGAGAAGAGTGGGATATCTGCAAACTCTTAGTTAATTATCTGTCCATTATTTTCCTTTTAACAGATTCAAGATTGTAATTTTACACCCGAACAATTagcatttgttattttttaatttttcgtgaATGGTATAGATACTTATATACTTCATAtacttatcatattatattctttattcctCTTGTACAAATGGCACATTTTGTCATTTAATGAGTATAAATGAAATGGTGTCGCATCGACTTATtgactaattaataattttaatagttctGCCATGCCTTTTTGTGTGCTTGtagtaatatgaaataattttaatttcaggaAGTCATGAAAGGACTGAATATAGTTTACGACGTGGTGCGTCGTCCTTCTCAAATATTTAACGAAGAAGACGTAGAAGGTTCAATGCATGAGGGCGCACCACCACCGGTGGTAAGAAAACCAAGTGACGTCCCACCTCCTCTACCACCGAAACCTGGCACTTTAAGAGAAATTGATATCGACACAGAACCAGATACACCCGCGCCATCAGTTTTCGAAATAGACGATGAGTTCAATCTACCTATATCCGTAgctatatttattttggttgtttacattattattggtGCAGTTGGCTACAATTTTTGGGAGACTTGGAACTTCTTCGAATCCttctattttgttttcatatctATGTCCACCATTGGTCTTGGAGATTTAGTTCCCGATCATCCTATGTTCATGATGGCGTCTATATTATATCTTGTATTTGGTCTAGCGCTTACATCTATGTGTATAAATGTCGTTCAAGTAAAATTATCTGATACATTCAAGCAAGCAAGTGCAAAACTTGGTGCAACTATTGGCCTTAAAGTGGCTGAAGAAGATGGTAGTTTGGTACCAATTACTCCACCTCCAATAGAAGTGCCTGCGGTTCACAAATCGAAATCAGAAATAGAAGACATTAAAAGTAAAGAAGATTGTGATGCTAAGACAAGATAGGTAGTCGTGAAATCGGTTGTTATATGCGTAGACGTGTGAACATTATAACATACGTATAAGTGATActgttagttatttattattattatttatgattttttttttatatgattttatacaaaactttatATTGATGTTTGTTGCTGTgtgtaaataaagatttttacagTTACTTGTgtcgaatttcaaaatatttatataacagtcTTTTTCCTTTTGTcacttaaaagaaaaacaaaactgttttcaTTTAAAGTGTATCAATCTTGTCAAAAAAGACAGACGAACGAAGATAAGTTCAAATCTGTATTTAGTTTTCTTTTGTGCGAAAGAATTTTTCAATTTCGATCACAGCTTGCAGTGAAACACTAAACAAAGTCTACACGACTTAATGGAAATAGCATGACATTATTTTTCCAACACAATGTTATAGTTAGTGAAAGTGACGTATAACGGCCACCTCAAAAGCTTTCCGAGGAATTTAATTATCTCTCTGTAATCTAGCCGGAGTTTCACCAACATTTACTGGATAATAGATTGTTTCTTTTACATAAGGATTTTACAGATGAGCGATTTTAAAGCGctgattattttattcatagtgATAATGATATAAGTAAAAGTAAGAAATTTAGTGCTTTGTTTGgatattaaataagataaattgacCTCATTAGTAAAATCACTCACGTGGTTTAAATTTTAACGACTATAGTTTTTGAATTGGCATATTTAAAAACGCTGTGTGCATATAGAGCCTAAGCATTGGACTTTtttcttgtgttttttttttgtttgtgatcACAACGTGCTTCGACGCCTCCGTAGAGTATTATGCATTAATTAATTTGCTAAAACacattttcaaatacaaatttCCCTTAAACgtgcatttttataaaattgtcaacATACGTTATTACttcattttgtattaaaagGGTAAATAgcacataataattaattcatattgaAGGTACATTTTTtcgaatttcatatttttttttactcttatGATTAGTTTTTCAGTTTTTCATAAAGATATTTACACAACAAATCACAAACAATTTATGAGAGCACTAAAAATATATCCTCTTTACACTAATTAACGCAAGAGACAGcattctttatttctttatttattgcgATCTTTATTTGCGAGCGTCACCAATGCGATTTTGTAATGTACGTCGTATCCAACTCTTGAAATTTTGACAATCGACTTCCGCCATTACTATTAGAAgagtgatacgctattttgattcGTGTaccatataaattattcaagcaTAATGTTCAATAtcacatattacattttgaCAATACAACATTTTacgttctgcggtgagttttgTGTATCTTCTTACAGATGACTTTTCTCGATAGATTCCTCTGCATTatacacattattataaataaatacaatcatttaattttatttttttaaatatatttgacggCGCatggtatacatatatacatggtATAGATGGTATGCATACTGGCTGGAAAAGAGTGTCAATGGAAGTCGAACGGCGGTCTAGTGATGCGTCGCGGCGAGGGTagcgaggcagccatcttgaatTCAGTTACATTCAAGATTTCCCGCGCACCACGTATGCGACGAATCGGTAATTTCCAAcaatctgtatttttaaatagattcagtgtttatgtgtgtttgtgatattttaacTATTGTGACATTATCTGTTAAAATGTCTATATATTcatcttatttaataaactgaCATTTTTTAATAGACATGTATTGTTTTAACAGATTTAATATGTTATCTGTGTACATTAAATAAACAGAGGaacattttaatcaaaaacattaCACGAACGTAAGATACACCGTATGTGAGTACATACAGTCGCTGAGAGATCGTAAAAGGGCGTTTTAGTGCTTTCTGGAATTAAGGAGTTTCGTTAAACCTGGAAtgtgtgttaaaataaattggtagTTCTCGACTTGGGTCtaaaatttgtcatttttatttattgtacgcCTCATCTTGAGCTTATGCCATTTATGGTCTGTAGGTAGaaaattgttacaatatttttgttatacctaaaaatttttacttggtggtagggctttgtgcaagcccgtctgggtaggtaccacccactcatcagttattctaccgccaaataacagtactcagtattgttgtgttccggtttgaagggtgagtgagccagtgtaactaccggcacaagggacataacatcttagttcccaaggttggtggcacatgacgatgtaagaatagttaatatttcttacagcgtaattgtctatgggtgatggtgaccacttaccatcaggtggcccatatgctcgtccgccaacctattccataaaaaaacatactattCCATAAACGGATTTCTGCAATATACACTGCTCTAACttcaactttattaaaaataaacttgtgtATTGTAACTTTCGAGAATATTTGGTATAATACCAGACCTACCCACCTGTTCATATGAGCATTTCAAAAAGATCTGccatcgtatttttttttttttgagtaggTACGAGTGGTacgacccactcatcagatatccttCTAGTAAACAgcatattgttgtgttcaagCTTGGAAGGTTAGTGAGCCAGTTTTACTTACTCAAAAGACACGAAaacttagctcccaaggttagtAATGAATCGGTgtgacgtaaggaatagttaatattacttccatcaccaatatctatgggcagttGATGATCATTTAGTCGTTGCATTTCAATGACATTAAAAGCAAATACATATTTTctcaaaaattatattgtataaatacagaataaaaatacttttatgaaataCAAACTTCGTTGGAAACAATATCTTCTTAATAATTCGTATGTAGGACGTTGCGCTTGAAGCAATAAAAACGTAACTCCACTAATAAGATAAGAGCTTTCCGTAATCACAAAAGAAAGTAAATCTGTTTAGGTATTCCATTATTATTCCGAATATGTTCGTTTATGGCATGCGATCTTCTTTGacttacaataatatacattgcttaatatttgatttaccTACACGAGACCTATATAACTGGtatattgtagttttattttcttattatgttAGGTACATAGACTAGCAAGTAGATCACCATCACCAATAAAGATAGGCATagtaaaactcaaactcaaataactttattcaatatagaagcattacactttcttattgatggtcaattgaaacactaccaccggttcggaaagaaaataccctgacctgagaagaaccggcgaaagaaactcagcgggatttttttttgtttgtcttatgtattatataaataaacaatttaatgagatgaaatagccaggaggcgatcgtttcattcccaaggtgtgctatcgatcataaacacattaattgtataaataaccttttgcacacaagcgttctttaataattttttttaatttgtaagtaagaaatatcaacaatCTCTGAGAGACATGGGACAATATGGGCATTATGTCATATTGTACTAGCGATCcgcaccggcttcgcacgtctTTATCACTATTAAGTTATAATGTTAGctgataattaaataagttattattattaggtacaGAATTCTTCGGCAGACCTCACTTTTAACTACTGGCGGAACGAGACTTCACACAATGGGATTTAGACTATTTATTGATgctttcaaggtcaaatttccAAATCCAGACAGTGTTAAGTATTTCTTTTGAAAAAACTGCAATACGATTTGAATCTTACAATTATATGattacttaaaacaaaaataaaagaatttgcTTTGAGTTCAGATTCGTTTATTATGTATATGAGACTTACTGCATTTTGTATccgtgtaaatattttttgcaaaacTTTTATACTATCGTTCAATATCCCAGACATACTCGTATGTAGCACTACTTACAAACTTTGAGATACTTGGGAATATTTTCCATGACCTaagtttaaaactaaattacacAAACTTGAAGTGTTTTCAAACAATATATGTTCTCGTTGTACGTAGCACTTTGTTAGGACTTCAAGATGTTACGGACGGAAACGGATTCAACCGcgcttatatataatataacttatttagaCCTTTGTAGTTTGCTGAAAACAAATTAACGCAGGTTTGTTTAAGATTTCCTTCAGTTTGACATGAATTATATAatgctagtagtcgcccgcggtttcgttcGCATtatagggtgttggttgttatgtgttaggcaaaaagtagccttagCGAGTAAGTAGCCCTTGTATTTTAAGTaaacttcataccaaatatcattaaatttggttcagcagtttggtggtgaaagagcgacagacagacatacagacagacaaagttaatttcacatttataacattaaaaataaagatttcgctctaaaattttaaataccgttagattataatctatctctcgAGATTATAAACTTCatctctaagaaaggacatagaatacttatttttgcctaacacgtgacaagcAACACCTACTACTGGTGCATGTGTATACATAATACCATTTGAATACATTCTAATAACAATATTGGGTGATTATTGATACATGTgtataactttaaaacatttatttagttcgatatacatatacatataaatggaTGTTTCGGTTCACTGGCGTTTCAttcaaactttaaaataaacagtagCTACTGACTTTTGCTGGTTCTTCTTAGTACTTTTActatagtattaattatttacatttaaaatcagaattacatttattttgcgaagaaaattttgaatcatttgtaaaaatatatattttaacataaatttatattttaaataaatagcatCTTCtcttacgtaattattattgattaaaattgtcATTCAATTATACTTGTATGGACGTCGCGTCCAAGTTTTTACTTTTGACACATTGTTTAAAGCTCTGAGAACATCATGTAGAAGCGCCTTCGTTTTATAGAACTTAAAATTACTATATTcttctataaaataatcatcGTAATACGGATTTAaaattgtcattattttatttttataatacacgaCTTCATTCAAAGACTGATATAACCATTCCTTGTTCTGACGAAGCttgatcatattaatattatgcgaCTGAGAATAGAAGTCTACGGCAAATAGATCACTATCGATTTcgtttatactatttaaaatgttcGTATTAATCAGATCCCAGCTCACAAAGAGTTGATAGAGTTCATTGCCATCAAAGTAGCATTGATtcgtatcaaaataatcaatattgatCAAATGACTACAGTGTAAATGGCCAGAAAATTCATCACGTAAGTACGTCATATAAAAATCGATTACGTCAACGTTTTCAACATTTTCGAGACCCtctttaaatttctttatcAATAGTAAGTTGAGGAACAAACTAGGTAATGATATGGGTAATAATTCGCAAGGAGGTTCCATATGGTTGTATCTCGACCAGCCTGTCAAGATTATACCTTGGAAGCTGTAAGCTTCATTTTCTCCGCCAAATTTGTAATCCCTGATCTTATTCATCCAACTAAAGTTATTCCACAATCTCTTTTTGATGTTTGGGTACGTTGCCGCTCGGCCATCTGCTCCCTTGAACGAGGATGCGATCCATATATTCTTGAATTTCTTATAATACTTTCTCATATTAACGTGTGAAACTCTTACACTTGGCCCGTAATCCCAATACACAGGTTCAACTTGGTGCTTTATCCTCTCCCAAGTATTTATAGGGATACCTCGGAACATGTCATCCCATATCAAGACAGTTGTATTGGGACTGATGGTTTTAACGAGGTCCGCCACAACTTGAACTTGACTCAAATAAATTTCTCTGGAATTGAAAAAAAGAACTTCAAACAGTacgaatatttagttttgaTCAATAAGATTGTTTGATATTCAATTCTCAAAATCAAGTCTGTAAAAAAAGTAGCAACAAAAGCAagtaacaacagcctgtaaattcccactgctgggctaaaggcctcctctccctttgaggggaaggtttggaacattttccaccacgcaggttggtggaatgcacatgtggcagaatttctatgaaatttgtcacatgcaggttacctcacgatgttttccttcaccgctgagtacgagatgaattataaagacaaattaagcacatgattcagcggttcttgcctgggtttgaacccgcaatcatcggttaagatgcacgcgttctaaccactaggccatctcgactctgtaaaaaaagtaaccaaCAGTAATTGGGGGACTAAGTATACGCATAGAGATTAAATGTAACATAGCAGTACTATGTTGTATGATGACGGTGAGTGTCAGATACATCTGTCACACACATTAAGAACCTTTGGTCCTCGTTGAATCCTTTGTTTAGTTCTATTGTAGTGTGACCTTCAATCTATATATATCAGCATTCCAAGCCTATATCAGTTGCAAGTAAAGTAGGTACTGctattgatttaaaaacattattgatttttatatattttttatgatcttacgttggaataaaactagttataatggatttgaatcgcgtatataaattatttttgacatcccgacgtttcaagcactttacagcgttcgtggtacAGCCTACCCATGACCACCAACGCTGTATACGTgttacgcgattcaaatccgttataactagttttattctaatgtgtaataatcgcgaaaatttaagacaacattatgatcTTACGTGTTCGGTAGATTTCTTTTCAAACAGCGCTGGcatttattgatattgaataCTTCATCGCAGCCAATGTGCAAATATTTAACGGGGAATATTTTTTCGTGAAATTTGATAATCTGTAAAGCaagcgtttattttattaattaaaaaagaaatattgaacattcataaataataaaaaattacaaagaaaGTCATGTTATGAGTGTTCTCTAATTGGGCTAGAACATCTTcggatataaataaaactaatttgaactctaagaaaggtatgtagtttataattaatatatatttttttttttggattacaACACTGTTTTAATCACGTCAATTTTAATATTGGTACTGTTATATTacaacatatattacatatatttatcgtATGAAAAGtactagatatttatatttaaggagATAATCATCTACATATATAGTTGAACTTAAGCTACAGTGTAAcagataaaacaatatatttttttaatgttcgacAAAGGTCATTACTGCATGGAAATTAAGAacagtaaaaatacaaaatgctCCCGCAACGCAAGCAACCGCCAAAATACCGAGAACCGTCGCATGAGACGCCGTGCGGTCTCATGAtcgtctatttttattttatcatctaaGCAATTAAGACCTTTCAATTGTAAGTTTGAAAAGAATCGTCACGaacgtttgtgtgtgtgtgtgtgtatgccATAGTTAATAGCACGTCTTGGAcgtttcaaaaataatgttGAATAATAATTGTCCAATACAATTTCTTACGTCAGTTCTAGTCAGGTGTGAGGTGCTACTTTCCCAACCGGTGGTAGAATTTTGACCATCAATAACAAAGTGTTAC contains:
- the LOC124539743 gene encoding uncharacterized protein LOC124539743 gives rise to the protein MSDNESDIDIAVSIQVPVIKSDSESQTSGRIISRSRTPVRTKEDTMEIEPQSQTMSIRKRRNLSKNRGSATRQREKTPEPGRVSVPHEDTTSEDEEIHPHRTSREIEADNTYEEMKRLVQEQAKAKDPVYDINTDEILEARVVAANERRRRSISPFALPDKEEITKLERKGSFIDPSNKLLSTNYTLSPKDEGSSRRGSMTMDFQEKKDTKPTLSTPPLSPKDKELPQSFPTPPKKLEEIIYPDEVTKEPIDTSKVIKTPVKKEDITPEEKEIKQSQKSRTVKDVSTPGELVTKVIEVERTPSKKLTQDQKPVVEIRERVVRTPSKKLPTDVKPIIAKPTKQPNEPQSKVPPVKPARSKSASRFVSKTSESEMSEDQTYQQSINTNGTRRKVIPTPRRFLKNRSPRAKRSQSVNRADDTRCFDLTATGMSQTSQEIIELMQKARARSLSLPKDDQRLPSEYKRYSKILQTPNKTPVTLRQTRGISCPKTIQIISDREILSGLTSKPKVKRDTEKQNKRDFVDVSQSEYTSSCYSSSPSENEYEFDLLERSAELTRKLKLLSHENDTKEFQSNIVSQHNLEKYEDIIPKSTLRKRSIADKGKAKKIEKEEIDKKKLKAEKVNETKAVDLSPWKFIANWRQFKNEHIDDYNKIRLLRNRCICDLLLLIIMCGLGGMLFKTLEGSFENAYKCGTRSVKRDFIETLWRESYRLREEEWKSLARRKLHEFEDQLHTAHEAGVTSYSGQRSWNFMNSFVYCLTLVTTIGYGHIAPKTTYGRVATIVYAIIGIPLFLIVLADFGKLFTRIIKFFWAFIRRFYYTRSCKRVRRTETMQEVMKGLNIVYDVVRRPSQIFNEEDVEGSMHEGAPPPVVRKPSDVPPPLPPKPGTLREIDIDTEPDTPAPSVFEIDDEFNLPISVAIFILVVYIIIGAVGYNFWETWNFFESFYFVFISMSTIGLGDLVPDHPMFMMASILYLVFGLALTSMCINVVQVKLSDTFKQASAKLGATIGLKVAEEDGSLVPITPPPIEVPAVHKSKSEIEDIKSKEDCDAKTR
- the LOC124539815 gene encoding hexosaminidase D-like, with the translated sequence MRLVTKRLSVKIKYLLITGILISIYVIVSYNLFEDMFTKNSKDDIGMRNISYLKLPNVIVHLDFKGSPPKLSYLKTLLPKFQELGVTGLLMEYEDMFPYNGRIANISAKNCYEKSKLKEFLKLAIQLGFDIIPLVQTFGHMEHVLKLAEFQHLREIPSYPDSICPSNSESQMIIKRMLEQIIKFHEKIFPVKYLHIGCDEVFNINKCQRCLKRNLPNTEIYLSQVQVVADLVKTISPNTTVLIWDDMFRGIPINTWERIKHQVEPVYWDYGPSVRVSHVNMRKYYKKFKNIWIASSFKGADGRAATYPNIKKRLWNNFSWMNKIRDYKFGGENEAYSFQGIILTGWSRYNHMEPPCELLPISLPSLFLNLLLIKKFKEGLENVENVDVIDFYMTYLRDEFSGHLHCSHLINIDYFDTNQCYFDGNELYQLFVSWDLINTNILNSINEIDSDLFAVDFYSQSHNINMIKLRQNKEWLYQSLNEVVYYKNKIMTILNPYYDDYFIEEYSNFKFYKTKALLHDVLRALNNVSKVKTWTRRPYKYN